One Gammaproteobacteria bacterium DNA segment encodes these proteins:
- a CDS encoding aldehyde dehydrogenase family protein, whose protein sequence is MTESTLQTISPIDGEVYVERPLASAPAIEAALARATTAQAAWKKVPIERRQEILTRAIDAFVARTSEIALELTWQMGRPIDQTPGEVRGFAERARYMLKVAPQALAPIRPEAKNGFNRFIQREPVGVVAVIAPWNYPYLTSVNAVVPALMAGNAVILKHSQQTPLCAERYAQAFADAGLPEGVFQFLHLRHADTDKLITDARIGFVAFTGSVPAGHAVKRALIGRFIGLGLELGGKDPAYVRADANLAHAIENLVDGSFFNTGQSCCAIERIYVDTSIYGRFVTDFVELTNAYRLGNPLTPDVNLGPMVRASAAEFVRGQIDAAVAQGARAVVDHTRFPADRPGTAYMAPQVLIDVDHRMRAMTEESFGPVVGIMKVKSDAEAVGLMNDSRYGLTASIWTGDEKAALELGEQLATGTVFMNRCDYLDPALAWTGVKDSGFGCTLSVLGYESLTRPKSFHFRTAL, encoded by the coding sequence ATGACTGAATCAACGCTACAAACCATTAGCCCGATCGATGGCGAAGTTTATGTCGAACGTCCGCTAGCATCGGCGCCAGCGATCGAGGCAGCGCTCGCCCGTGCAACGACGGCACAAGCGGCATGGAAGAAAGTCCCGATCGAGCGCCGCCAAGAAATTTTAACGCGCGCAATCGATGCCTTCGTCGCCCGCACCAGCGAGATCGCGCTCGAGTTGACCTGGCAAATGGGCCGGCCGATCGATCAGACGCCAGGCGAGGTGCGCGGCTTCGCCGAGCGCGCGCGTTATATGCTCAAAGTAGCGCCGCAGGCGTTAGCGCCGATTCGGCCCGAGGCCAAGAACGGTTTCAATCGCTTCATCCAACGCGAGCCGGTCGGTGTGGTCGCCGTTATCGCGCCGTGGAATTATCCGTACCTCACTTCAGTCAACGCGGTTGTGCCGGCATTGATGGCCGGCAATGCCGTTATCTTGAAGCACTCGCAGCAGACGCCGCTGTGCGCCGAGCGTTATGCGCAGGCGTTCGCCGACGCCGGGTTGCCGGAAGGCGTATTTCAATTTCTACATCTGCGCCACGCCGACACCGATAAGCTGATTACCGACGCCCGCATCGGCTTCGTCGCTTTCACCGGCTCGGTACCGGCTGGCCACGCGGTTAAGCGCGCACTGATCGGGCGTTTTATCGGTCTGGGCTTGGAGCTCGGCGGCAAAGACCCAGCCTATGTGCGTGCCGACGCCAATCTCGCGCATGCCATCGAGAATCTGGTCGACGGCAGTTTCTTCAACACCGGCCAATCGTGTTGCGCCATCGAACGTATCTATGTCGACACGTCGATCTACGGCCGCTTTGTGACCGATTTTGTCGAGCTGACCAACGCCTATCGCTTAGGCAATCCGCTGACCCCGGATGTCAATCTCGGACCGATGGTACGCGCGTCGGCGGCGGAGTTCGTGCGCGGGCAAATCGATGCAGCGGTCGCGCAGGGCGCGCGCGCCGTGGTCGATCACACGCGCTTTCCGGCAGACCGGCCGGGCACGGCATATATGGCACCGCAAGTGCTGATCGATGTCGATCATCGAATGCGGGCGATGACCGAAGAGAGCTTCGGGCCGGTGGTCGGTATTATGAAAGTGAAATCCGATGCCGAAGCGGTCGGCTTGATGAACGACAGCCGCTACGGTCTGACGGCGTCGATTTGGACCGGCGATGAGAAAGCGGCGCTGGAATTGGGTGAGCAGTTGGCAACCGGTACGGTGTTCATGAATCGCTGCGATTATCTCGATCCGGCGTTGGCGTGGACCGGTGTTAAAGATTCGGGCTTCGGTTGTACGTTGTCGGTGCTAGGCTACGAATCGTTGACGCGGCCGAAGTCGTTTCATTTTCGTACGGCGTTGTAG
- a CDS encoding glutamine synthetase, with product MNSRKVKTAADARRIVEEYDLSHVRTGVFDIDGILRGKYMAREKFLSALEGDGFGFCDVVLGWDSNDQLYDNTRFTGWHTAYPDALVRIIPDSCRDLAFEDHMLLFLGEFAGRAEAICPRGLLRRVLERAAKMDFKVLAAAEFEFFLFNETPDSIRQKHYQNLASITPGYFGYSMLRSSVHVEFYRDLIELSKRMDFPIEGLHTETGPGVLEAAIYVDEALAAADKAALFKTYTKILAQRRGWMATFMAKWSPKWPGQSGHLHVSLKRKDGGGSVFHDPKKPHYMSDTMRWFVGGQQALMPELLAMIACTVNSYTRLIPGFWAPTQASWGVENRTCALRVIPGTAKSQRVEYRIAAADINPYIALAAAIGSGLWGIEHRIEPTAPIEGSAYEHELPAELQLPATLFEAAQRLKTSTAARELFGAPFVEHYAATREWEEREARKAVSDWQLQRYFEII from the coding sequence ATGAATTCAAGGAAGGTAAAGACGGCGGCCGATGCGCGCCGAATCGTCGAAGAATATGATCTAAGCCACGTGCGCACCGGGGTGTTCGATATCGACGGTATCTTGCGTGGCAAGTACATGGCGCGCGAAAAATTCCTGTCGGCGCTCGAAGGCGACGGCTTTGGTTTTTGCGACGTGGTCCTTGGCTGGGACAGTAACGATCAGCTTTACGACAATACCCGCTTTACCGGCTGGCACACCGCCTATCCTGACGCGCTGGTGCGCATTATTCCGGACAGTTGCCGCGATCTCGCGTTCGAAGATCATATGCTGTTGTTCCTCGGCGAATTTGCCGGGCGTGCCGAGGCGATTTGTCCGCGCGGGTTGCTGCGGCGTGTACTGGAGCGTGCGGCCAAGATGGATTTCAAAGTATTGGCCGCCGCCGAGTTCGAATTTTTTCTGTTCAACGAAACGCCCGATTCGATTCGGCAAAAGCACTACCAAAATTTAGCCAGCATCACCCCCGGCTATTTCGGGTATTCGATGCTGCGCAGCAGTGTGCATGTCGAGTTCTACCGCGACCTAATCGAGCTGTCGAAGCGCATGGATTTTCCGATCGAGGGCTTGCATACCGAGACCGGGCCGGGCGTGCTCGAAGCGGCGATCTATGTCGACGAGGCGTTGGCCGCCGCCGACAAAGCGGCGCTGTTCAAGACCTACACGAAAATACTGGCACAGCGTCGCGGCTGGATGGCGACGTTCATGGCCAAGTGGTCGCCCAAGTGGCCGGGGCAGAGCGGTCATCTGCATGTGTCATTGAAACGCAAAGACGGTGGTGGCAGCGTATTTCACGATCCGAAAAAACCGCACTACATGAGCGACACGATGCGTTGGTTCGTCGGCGGCCAACAAGCATTGATGCCGGAGTTGCTGGCAATGATTGCCTGCACCGTGAATAGCTACACCCGCTTGATTCCCGGGTTTTGGGCGCCGACCCAAGCGAGCTGGGGCGTCGAGAACCGCACCTGTGCATTGCGTGTGATTCCGGGCACGGCCAAGTCGCAGCGCGTCGAGTATCGGATCGCCGCCGCCGATATCAATCCATACATCGCCCTCGCCGCCGCCATCGGCTCCGGGCTTTGGGGCATCGAGCATCGTATCGAGCCGACCGCGCCGATCGAAGGCAGCGCCTATGAGCACGAGCTGCCGGCGGAATTGCAATTGCCGGCGACGTTGTTCGAAGCGGCGCAGCGATTGAAGACGTCGACGGCGGCGCGCGAATTGTTCGGCGCGCCGTTCGTCGAGCACTACGCGGCAACGCGCGAATGGGAAGAGCGCGAGGCGCGCAAGGCGGTTAGCGATTGGCAGTTGCAGCGATACTTCGAGATTATTTAA
- a CDS encoding GFA family protein: protein MLNGSCLCGAITYEVHSALGPIVMCHCAKCRKANGSAFATNAPIKAQDFKLVSGENVLAEYESTPGVFRVFCRNCSSPLYSKRRSLPEIIRLRIGTLDTPIVSKPSAHIFVGSKAEWYEILDDLPQHAERPS from the coding sequence ATGCTTAACGGTAGCTGTCTATGTGGTGCCATAACCTACGAGGTCCACTCAGCATTGGGTCCGATTGTGATGTGTCATTGCGCAAAATGTCGCAAAGCAAACGGCTCCGCGTTTGCAACGAACGCGCCGATCAAGGCGCAGGATTTTAAACTCGTTAGTGGAGAGAATGTTTTAGCGGAATACGAATCGACGCCGGGCGTATTTCGGGTTTTTTGCAGGAACTGCAGCTCTCCGCTTTATAGCAAGCGTCGATCGCTGCCCGAAATAATTCGGCTGCGCATTGGTACGCTCGACACACCGATAGTGAGTAAGCCTAGCGCCCATATCTTCGTAGGCTCGAAAGCCGAGTGGTATGAAATACTCGATGACTTGCCGCAACATGCTGAACGACCTTCTTGA
- a CDS encoding HAD family phosphatase, whose amino-acid sequence MQEKNTHDIRKFALVIFDCDGVLVDSERITNQVFAHMLNELGIPVTLDDMFERFVGRSMNQCLELITELLGNTPPADFVENYRRRTSEALATLLMPVAGIEAALNTIKLPCCVASSGDHEKMRTTLGITKLLPRFDGKLFSVTEVARGKPAPDVFLYAAGKYNVKPSACVVIEDTPTGVSAGIAAGMTVYGYSALTPAARLLSAGAHQVFSDMAELPALIDMGIPRQ is encoded by the coding sequence ATGCAAGAAAAGAACACGCACGACATCCGTAAATTTGCGTTGGTCATCTTCGACTGCGACGGTGTACTAGTCGATAGCGAACGCATTACCAACCAAGTTTTTGCGCACATGCTCAATGAGCTCGGCATCCCGGTAACGCTAGACGATATGTTTGAACGTTTTGTCGGGCGTTCTATGAATCAATGCCTTGAGCTCATTACCGAGCTCTTGGGGAACACTCCGCCGGCTGACTTCGTCGAAAACTATCGCCGTAGAACGAGCGAAGCGCTGGCGACGCTGCTAATGCCGGTAGCGGGCATCGAAGCCGCGTTAAACACCATCAAGCTTCCTTGCTGTGTCGCCTCCAGCGGCGACCACGAGAAAATGCGCACAACGCTCGGTATTACAAAGCTGTTGCCTCGCTTCGACGGAAAACTTTTTAGTGTCACTGAGGTGGCGAGAGGCAAACCAGCACCCGATGTATTTCTCTATGCCGCCGGTAAATACAACGTAAAGCCATCGGCTTGCGTCGTCATTGAAGATACGCCGACAGGCGTGTCAGCCGGTATTGCCGCCGGCATGACGGTGTATGGATATTCGGCACTTACCCCGGCGGCGCGGCTTCTCAGCGCCGGAGCACATCAGGTATTCAGCGACATGGCAGAGTTGCCTGCACTTATCGATATGGGTATTCCACGACAATAA
- a CDS encoding ribosomal protein L7/L12 yields the protein MTENTSLSAAAISALQRGNKIEAIKHVREERNIGLKEAKDLVEDYLKTQPSLQRKLDSTQAETKRGCLLVLGVILALIVFGYYFIVGK from the coding sequence ATGACCGAAAATACCTCTTTGTCCGCGGCGGCGATATCCGCTTTACAACGGGGCAACAAAATAGAAGCCATCAAGCATGTCCGAGAAGAACGGAACATCGGTCTCAAGGAAGCGAAAGACCTAGTCGAAGACTATCTAAAGACTCAACCTTCCCTGCAAAGGAAGCTCGATAGCACTCAAGCAGAAACCAAACGTGGGTGCTTGCTGGTGTTAGGGGTTATTCTGGCGCTCATTGTCTTTGGTTACTATTTCATCGTCGGAAAATAA
- a CDS encoding protein tyrosine phosphatase family protein, translating to MEKVVDIYNYRPVDSKLSTSGQPSEAQLAAAAREGFEVVINLALHNDPRYSLHDEIGVVRSLGMEYVHIPVQFAAPAEVDLLAFFAAIEKFQEKKTLVHCAANKRVTAFFGLYRAIKQKSAHAEAFALMKSVWEPDPAWSSFIAAMLAKHHG from the coding sequence ATGGAAAAAGTGGTCGACATTTATAACTACCGACCGGTAGACAGCAAGCTGTCTACTTCCGGCCAGCCGTCTGAAGCCCAGCTGGCCGCTGCGGCGCGCGAAGGATTCGAGGTCGTTATCAACCTCGCGTTACACAATGATCCTCGGTACTCACTGCACGACGAAATTGGTGTAGTTCGTTCCCTCGGTATGGAGTACGTCCATATACCCGTGCAATTCGCAGCGCCGGCTGAAGTAGATCTGTTAGCATTTTTCGCCGCCATAGAAAAATTTCAAGAAAAAAAGACGTTGGTACACTGTGCAGCGAATAAGCGGGTCACGGCTTTTTTCGGACTGTATCGCGCTATAAAACAAAAATCCGCGCACGCGGAAGCGTTTGCGTTAATGAAGTCAGTTTGGGAACCCGATCCAGCGTGGTCATCGTTTATAGCCGCCATGCTCGCAAAACATCACGGCTAG
- a CDS encoding 3-hydroxybutyrate dehydrogenase yields the protein MSVSGKVAVVTGAASGLGKAIAERLAADGARVVVADIAASGAQVAQAIGGVFVQSDSGKRADCKRLIDETLTRFGTIHILVNNAGFQHVAPIEEFPEDMWDKMIAVMLTAPFLLTRYAWPAMKAQRWGRVINISSIHGVIASPNKAAYISAKHGLVGLTRTAALEGGPFGITANAICPAYVRTPLVDSQIADQARTRGIKPEEVIEQIMLEPAAVKRLIAPEEVADFVAYLCTPTGEVFTGAALMMDLGWTAR from the coding sequence ATGAGCGTCTCAGGAAAAGTTGCTGTCGTAACCGGTGCCGCCAGTGGTTTAGGTAAGGCGATCGCCGAACGTTTAGCCGCTGACGGCGCGCGTGTCGTTGTCGCCGATATTGCCGCCAGCGGTGCGCAAGTGGCGCAGGCGATCGGCGGTGTGTTCGTGCAAAGCGATTCAGGAAAGCGCGCCGACTGTAAGCGTTTGATCGACGAAACGCTCACGCGCTTCGGCACGATTCACATTCTGGTCAACAACGCCGGCTTCCAGCATGTCGCGCCGATCGAAGAATTCCCCGAAGACATGTGGGACAAGATGATTGCGGTGATGCTGACCGCACCGTTCTTGCTGACGCGCTACGCCTGGCCGGCGATGAAGGCGCAGCGCTGGGGCCGCGTGATCAACATTTCGTCGATTCACGGTGTCATCGCCTCGCCGAATAAAGCGGCGTATATCTCCGCCAAGCACGGCCTCGTCGGCCTAACGCGCACGGCTGCGCTCGAAGGCGGGCCGTTCGGCATCACCGCCAACGCCATCTGCCCGGCGTACGTACGCACGCCATTGGTCGACAGCCAAATCGCCGATCAGGCGCGCACCCGCGGTATCAAACCGGAAGAGGTAATCGAGCAGATCATGCTGGAGCCGGCGGCGGTGAAACGCTTGATCGCGCCGGAAGAAGTGGCGGACTTCGTCGCTTATTTGTGCACGCCGACCGGCGAGGTCTTCACCGGCGCGGCGTTGATGATGGATCTTGGATGGACCGCGCGCTAG
- a CDS encoding pyridoxine 5'-phosphate synthase — protein MTKLSVNINKIALLRNSRGRNFPDVRAFAGRCLDLGAHGITLHPRPDQRHARYTDVAELKTLCTEHGRELNVEGYPTEEFLAVVKRTRPQQCTLVPDDPGQLTSDHGWDIRKESKFLRRIIAELQDAGIRTSLFVDADYPAIEAAKEVGADRVELYTEPYAETFGSAGNDEVLENFRRAAEKAQTAGLGVNAGHDLNLQNLPRFLKIPGILEVSIGHALVAECIELGMEQVVKRYVEIVGD, from the coding sequence ATGACGAAGCTGTCCGTTAACATCAACAAGATCGCCCTGCTGCGCAATTCGCGCGGCCGCAATTTCCCGGACGTGCGGGCGTTCGCCGGTCGCTGCCTCGATCTCGGTGCGCACGGCATCACGTTGCATCCGCGCCCAGATCAGCGGCATGCGCGTTATACCGATGTCGCCGAGCTTAAAACGCTGTGTACCGAACACGGACGCGAGTTGAACGTCGAAGGTTATCCGACCGAAGAATTTCTCGCGGTCGTCAAGCGTACGCGTCCGCAGCAGTGCACGCTGGTTCCCGACGATCCGGGCCAACTGACGTCGGATCATGGTTGGGACATCCGCAAAGAATCCAAATTTCTACGGCGCATCATTGCCGAGCTGCAAGATGCCGGGATTCGCACCAGCCTGTTCGTCGATGCCGACTACCCGGCGATTGAAGCCGCCAAAGAGGTAGGCGCCGACCGAGTCGAGCTTTACACGGAGCCTTATGCCGAAACTTTCGGTAGCGCGGGCAACGACGAGGTTCTTGAAAATTTTCGTCGGGCCGCGGAAAAGGCGCAAACGGCCGGCCTCGGCGTGAACGCGGGACACGATTTGAATTTGCAGAATCTGCCGCGCTTCCTGAAAATTCCCGGCATTTTAGAAGTCTCGATCGGTCACGCGCTGGTGGCTGAATGCATCGAGCTGGGAATGGAGCAAGTCGTTAAGCGTTACGTCGAAATCGTCGGCGATTGA
- a CDS encoding GFA family protein translates to MRGKCLCGEIEFEIVGALPRLYQCHCSLCRKQGGSASNTALIIAAENFRWLAGETYISSYVKASGFRSDFCSQCGSPTPNPLRNTPYFWVPAGLLDNGDQLEIGAHLYVGSKASWDATIVAGAQYEMMPELSALIELLHSKTHA, encoded by the coding sequence ATGCGCGGTAAATGCCTTTGCGGGGAAATCGAGTTTGAAATTGTCGGCGCTCTTCCGCGACTCTATCAATGTCATTGTTCGCTTTGTCGCAAGCAAGGCGGCTCCGCTTCAAACACGGCACTCATTATTGCCGCTGAAAATTTTCGTTGGCTTGCCGGTGAAACGTATATTTCGTCGTACGTTAAAGCCAGCGGGTTCCGTTCAGACTTCTGTTCCCAATGCGGTTCACCTACGCCCAATCCGCTGAGAAACACCCCCTACTTTTGGGTGCCAGCCGGGTTGCTGGATAACGGCGATCAGCTCGAAATTGGCGCACACTTATACGTCGGTTCGAAAGCATCGTGGGATGCGACCATCGTCGCCGGGGCGCAATACGAAATGATGCCCGAATTATCGGCGCTTATTGAGTTGTTACACTCAAAGACCCATGCCTGA
- a CDS encoding RidA family protein — protein MTNKLHDIGVARQIGSYSDAVEVPPNARWLFTAGTPGLALAGTLPNDITGQAELAWTHIITLLERASMTVKDLVKVTHYLLHASDIPAYVKVRSRFLGDARPASMLLIIPELVRPEFLLEIEVYAAQCA, from the coding sequence ATGACGAACAAGCTCCACGATATCGGCGTTGCGCGACAAATTGGTTCGTATAGCGACGCGGTCGAAGTACCACCTAACGCACGATGGCTTTTCACGGCGGGAACACCGGGCCTCGCGTTAGCTGGAACCTTGCCTAACGACATTACCGGTCAAGCCGAGCTGGCGTGGACGCACATTATTACCCTGCTCGAACGAGCGAGCATGACAGTCAAAGATCTCGTTAAAGTGACTCACTACTTGCTCCACGCCTCGGATATTCCGGCTTACGTAAAAGTCCGCTCTCGTTTTCTCGGCGATGCTCGTCCTGCATCCATGTTGCTGATTATTCCCGAGCTCGTACGCCCTGAATTCTTATTGGAGATTGAGGTTTATGCGGCGCAATGCGCCTAA
- a CDS encoding branched-chain amino acid ABC transporter permease: protein MANNSTTLTAPVATGDLKPQRIAFALMLLFFILAPLVVYPVFLMKIMCFALFACAFNLLIGYGGLLSFGHAIFFGTASYICAYTAKAWGLTPELAILCGAAASALLGIVTGLIAIRRQGIYFAMITLALAQMIYFFYVRAPFTGGEDGIQAVPRGRLFGLIDLNDVTAMYLVVLAIFVGGFLLIYRIIHSPFGNVLKAIRENEPRVISLGFDTDRYKLLAFVLSATLAGLAGATKALVFQLASLTDVHWTMSGEVVLMTLLGGLGTIFGPVVGAFIIIGLENYLAQLGAWVTVVQGAIFVICVLVFRRGVVGEIGRMLKKSL, encoded by the coding sequence ATGGCGAACAACTCGACAACCCTAACCGCCCCGGTCGCGACCGGCGATCTCAAGCCGCAGCGCATCGCCTTCGCGTTGATGCTGTTGTTCTTTATATTGGCACCGCTAGTGGTCTATCCGGTGTTCTTGATGAAGATCATGTGCTTCGCGCTGTTCGCCTGTGCCTTCAATTTGCTCATCGGCTACGGCGGCCTATTGTCGTTCGGGCACGCGATTTTTTTCGGCACTGCCAGTTATATTTGCGCGTATACCGCCAAGGCTTGGGGCCTGACGCCGGAGCTCGCCATTTTGTGCGGTGCGGCGGCGTCGGCGTTGCTCGGCATCGTCACCGGCCTCATCGCCATTCGCCGCCAAGGTATCTATTTCGCCATGATCACCTTGGCGTTGGCGCAAATGATTTACTTCTTTTACGTACGCGCGCCGTTCACCGGCGGCGAAGACGGCATCCAAGCGGTGCCGCGCGGCCGGCTGTTCGGTTTGATCGATCTCAACGATGTCACGGCGATGTATCTCGTCGTCCTGGCGATCTTCGTCGGCGGTTTTCTGCTTATCTATCGCATCATCCATTCGCCGTTCGGCAACGTGCTGAAGGCGATTCGTGAGAACGAACCGCGGGTGATCTCGCTCGGCTTCGATACCGATCGCTACAAGCTGCTCGCGTTCGTGCTGTCGGCAACACTCGCCGGTCTTGCCGGCGCCACCAAGGCCTTGGTATTTCAGCTGGCGTCGCTCACCGACGTGCACTGGACCATGTCCGGCGAAGTCGTATTGATGACGTTGCTCGGCGGTCTCGGCACGATCTTCGGACCGGTAGTCGGTGCCTTCATCATCATCGGTTTGGAAAACTATCTCGCGCAACTCGGCGCCTGGGTGACGGTGGTACAGGGGGCGATCTTTGTTATCTGCGTGCTCGTGTTTCGTCGCGGCGTCGTCGGCGAGATTGGCCGCATGCTCAAGAAATCGTTGTGA
- a CDS encoding class I SAM-dependent methyltransferase, translated as MKELYDQIGRGYTSRRQQEPRIFAHIRQQLDGASAVLNVGAGVGAYEPTDLPVVAVEPSAQMISQRRQCSNIVQAKAEALPFVDSAFDSTMAVLTLHHWQDKKKGLTECARTARKQIVIFTWDPESNGFWLVQDYFPELLSFDRAIFPTVAEIERQLGRITVQPVPIPADCVDGFLGAYWCRPQAYLDRGIRSGMSSFSRIPDVETRIDELSKDLASGGWERKHRHLLNVDALDVGYRLITVRLQ; from the coding sequence ATGAAGGAGCTTTACGATCAGATCGGTCGCGGATACACCAGCCGTCGCCAGCAAGAGCCGAGAATCTTTGCGCACATTCGGCAACAATTGGACGGTGCATCTGCGGTACTAAACGTAGGTGCCGGTGTCGGCGCTTACGAGCCCACCGATTTGCCCGTGGTTGCGGTAGAGCCATCGGCACAAATGATTTCGCAACGTCGACAATGTTCGAATATTGTACAGGCGAAGGCGGAAGCCCTGCCGTTCGTTGACAGCGCATTCGATTCGACGATGGCCGTTCTCACTCTGCATCATTGGCAAGACAAGAAAAAAGGACTGACGGAGTGTGCCCGCACCGCCCGCAAACAAATTGTTATTTTTACTTGGGATCCAGAATCGAATGGCTTCTGGCTCGTACAGGACTATTTCCCTGAACTTCTTTCATTTGATCGAGCTATTTTCCCAACCGTCGCTGAGATCGAACGCCAGCTGGGTCGTATCACCGTTCAGCCGGTCCCGATCCCAGCAGACTGTGTCGATGGTTTCTTGGGCGCATATTGGTGTCGGCCACAGGCTTATCTTGATAGGGGGATCCGCTCCGGCATGTCGTCGTTCTCTCGTATCCCGGACGTCGAAACGCGCATCGACGAATTGAGCAAAGATCTTGCCTCGGGTGGATGGGAACGCAAGCATCGACATCTGCTCAATGTCGACGCGCTCGATGTTGGTTATCGGCTCATAACGGTCAGGTTACAGTAA
- a CDS encoding iron-containing alcohol dehydrogenase yields MIQPLTGKWNYPTTVWAGPNRIKELPDACRVLNIQRPLLVTDRGLKDTPMIFAALNINAQAQLPTALFADVKGNPISANVTAGLDAYRAHRADGVIAMGGGSALDVGKSVAFMSGQTRPIWDFEDIGDWWTRADPTGIAPVVAVPTTAGTGSEVGRAAVIVNEATHEKKIIFHPKMLPAIVISDPTLTFGLPPAVTAATGFDAFVHCFEAYCAPGFHPLADGIAVEGMRLIATYLPRAYRKGDDMEARAYMLAAASMGAAAFQKGLGAVHALAHSVGALYDTHHGLTNAVLLPYVMLHNRSAISAHMTILGRVLGLADASFNGMLTWVLEFRRTLGIPATLAVLKVPLERAEEIGRMAERDPSVAGNPIAVDAVALARIFSKAVAGKLE; encoded by the coding sequence ATGATCCAACCGCTTACCGGCAAATGGAACTACCCAACCACCGTCTGGGCCGGCCCGAATCGTATTAAAGAACTGCCCGACGCCTGTCGCGTGCTCAACATCCAGCGGCCGCTGCTTGTCACCGATCGCGGCCTCAAAGACACGCCGATGATTTTCGCGGCGCTCAATATCAATGCGCAGGCGCAGCTGCCGACGGCATTGTTCGCCGACGTCAAAGGCAATCCGATATCGGCCAACGTCACCGCCGGTTTGGACGCCTATCGCGCCCATCGCGCCGACGGCGTCATCGCTATGGGCGGCGGCAGCGCGCTCGACGTCGGTAAATCGGTGGCGTTTATGTCGGGTCAGACTCGGCCGATCTGGGATTTCGAAGATATCGGCGATTGGTGGACCCGTGCCGATCCCACCGGCATCGCGCCGGTGGTGGCGGTGCCGACCACTGCCGGTACCGGTTCCGAGGTCGGCCGCGCGGCGGTGATCGTCAACGAAGCGACGCACGAAAAGAAAATTATTTTCCATCCGAAGATGCTGCCGGCGATCGTCATCTCCGACCCGACGCTCACCTTCGGTTTGCCGCCGGCGGTAACCGCCGCCACCGGCTTCGATGCGTTCGTGCATTGCTTCGAAGCCTACTGCGCGCCCGGCTTTCATCCACTGGCCGATGGCATCGCCGTCGAAGGCATGCGCTTGATCGCCACCTACCTGCCGCGCGCGTATCGCAAGGGCGACGACATGGAAGCGCGCGCCTACATGTTGGCCGCCGCCAGCATGGGGGCGGCGGCGTTTCAAAAAGGTCTGGGTGCCGTGCATGCATTAGCGCATTCGGTCGGTGCGCTGTACGACACACATCACGGTTTGACCAACGCCGTGTTGCTGCCGTATGTGATGCTGCACAACCGCAGCGCGATCAGCGCGCACATGACGATACTCGGACGCGTGCTCGGGTTGGCCGATGCTTCTTTCAACGGCATGCTGACCTGGGTCTTGGAATTCCGGCGCACGCTCGGTATCCCGGCAACGTTGGCGGTGTTGAAGGTACCGCTGGAGCGGGCCGAAGAAATCGGTCGCATGGCCGAACGCGATCCATCGGTCGCCGGCAATCCGATCGCGGTCGACGCTGTCGCGTTGGCGAGGATTTTCTCCAAGGCGGTGGCCGGAAAGCTCGAATGA
- a CDS encoding RNA polymerase sigma factor, with translation MDAPADEQLMLAYRDGDARAFDTLYDRHKAPLYRYLLRQCRIAAVAEELFQDVWTNLIKARARYEVRAKFTTYLYRLAHNRLIDYYRQQAAGMPISYEDDPDDSPADSPAGRAPEGELDTRRQARRLLVLIAQLPEAQREAFLLREEGGLSLEEIADATGVNAETAKSRLRYAVAKLREGMRQAGHVSGTEAESA, from the coding sequence ATGGATGCGCCCGCCGATGAACAGTTGATGCTCGCCTATCGCGACGGCGACGCGCGCGCCTTCGACACGCTGTACGACCGCCACAAGGCGCCACTCTACCGCTATCTGCTGCGCCAATGTCGCATTGCCGCGGTCGCCGAGGAGTTGTTCCAAGACGTATGGACCAACCTCATCAAAGCACGTGCACGCTACGAAGTGCGAGCAAAATTCACAACCTATCTATATCGGCTGGCGCACAATCGTCTGATCGATTACTACCGGCAACAGGCCGCCGGCATGCCGATCTCCTATGAAGACGATCCGGACGACAGTCCTGCCGATAGCCCCGCCGGCCGCGCCCCGGAGGGCGAGCTCGACACGCGCCGGCAAGCGCGACGGTTGTTAGTACTGATCGCGCAATTGCCCGAGGCGCAACGCGAGGCATTTTTGTTGCGCGAGGAAGGCGGCCTGTCGCTGGAAGAAATTGCCGACGCCACCGGCGTCAACGCCGAAACCGCCAAGAGCCGTTTACGGTATGCGGTCGCCAAGCTGCGCGAAGGAATGCGGCAGGCGGGTCATGTTTCTGGAACGGAGGCCGAATCAGCATGA